The Alnus glutinosa chromosome 7, dhAlnGlut1.1, whole genome shotgun sequence genome includes a region encoding these proteins:
- the LOC133874244 gene encoding large ribosomal subunit protein eL33w-like produces MVKGRQGERVRLYIRGTILGYKRSKSNQYPNTSLIQIEGVNTKEEVAWYAGKRMAYIYKAKVKKNDTHYRCIWGKVIRPHGNSGIVRAKFKSNLPPKSMGARVRVFMYPSNI; encoded by the exons ATGGTGAAAGGTCGCCAGGGAGAGCGCGTCAG ACTCTATATACGAGGAACCATTCTCGGATACAAGAG GTCGAAGTCGAACCAGTATCCAAACACCTCGCTGATCCAGATCGAGGGCGTGAACACCAAAGAGGAGGTGGCGTGGTACGCAGGAAAGCGCATGGCGTACATCTACAAGGCGAAGGTCAAGAAGAACGACACCCACTACCGGTGCATTTGGGGCAAGGTCATCAGGCCTCATGGTAACAGTGGCATAGTGCGCGCCAAGTTCAAGTCTAACCTCCCTCCCAAATCCATG GGAGCTAGGGTCAGGGTTTTCATGTACCCCAGCAACATTTGA